CTTTGGGCACAGGGAGGGTCAGGCTGGGGGGGGCCTGGAGGCTGGACCATCGGACcatagggtgggggcaggtgctcaCCACCCGTGGCTGTCCGGGGAGTTGACGTTGGCGCCAATGTTGATGAGGAACTCGACGATGTCATAGTTGGCACCACAGATGGCGTTGTGCAGTGCTGTGATGCCCTCATCATTGGGCTGGCTTGCATCGTTCAGCTGCAGGCACAGTGCAGTGGGtgccagccccactcactggatcccccccacagctggctcagggcttcctctgccccccagggctggaaaggagaGCTGGGGGTCGGGGACTCACCTCGCTGACCGCCTGCTGCACCACATCCAGCTCACCGGCGAGTGCCGCATCCAGCAACAGCACCAGGGGATTCATGCGCACACGTGGCTTCAACCGCCGCCGTGGAGACGAGAGCTTGCGCAGCACCGAGCGCTTCTCCTGCGGGGCAGGAGGTCagagggcacagcccaggggtcTATAGGGGTCTGGGGCCCGGCAGAGTCAGGAGTGATCCCAGGGTCAGAGGGCACCACCCTGGCCACAGAGCTGGACTGGagcccaggctgtgctgggcagttcCAGGGGCTCCCAGCACAACCCGTCCTCTCAGCTGCACTCACCGGGCTGGCGGGGCTCTCCGGagcagctgggaggggcagggacgcAGGCCCCGGCGGACTTGGCTGtggcagcgtggggctgggggtggccagGACCACGGTGCTGGGCTCCAGGGGTGTGTCggcactgggcacaggctccTCGCGGCGGGGGCGGTGGTGGAAGAGGCGGCTGATGATCTGCTGGTACTGCTtcttgtgggtgggtgggagcacggggcccgggCTCTGCTCCATGGAGCCACGGCGCTTGAGTGGCCGCGGCATCTCAGCCAGCACCCGGGCCACCTCCTCGAACTCAGGCACTGTCTGGGCCTCGGgcggcagcacaggctgcagccGCGTGGGGCTCAGGGGCCGCGGCACCTCTGCCACCTCCTCcggctccccagcctgcagcagtgtctccagctctggctccacctcacTGCCCGCTGCGGCCATGCACACAGGCTCCCCTGGCCCTTCAGGGACCGCTGGCAACCCCATCCCTGCAAGGGACAGGGTTTCAGTGCCCGTGCGTGCCCcatccctggagccagcagggaagtgTGGGCCAGCCCTACCTAGGGGATCTGGCCCCCTACTCGGGGACCCAGCACTCACCTtcacctgctgctggtgccagggtcagggccagggctggaggcgaCTGGACAAGTGGGGACAGTGGctgctgaagctggggctgcttcAGGGGTGAGCGGAGGAAGGGTGGGGAGCCAGGGGACAGCCCCTTGGTGCCAGCAGCCCCGTACTTCCAGAAGGCATTCTGCAGCCGGAAGATCATGGAGAGGGGCAAGGGCTTGTGGCGCCGGTGGAGCCCAGCCTGCGGGCCGGAGGGCGGCATGGCGATGCGTGACACAGGCTGCTGGGCCACCTGCCAGCTGCGAGGCAGGGTGCCAGCGTGGCCAGGGGGTGGGCGGCGCAGGGAGCTGTCGGCCCGGCGCTCGCTGGCCAGCAGGGACACCTTGTAGTTACGTGGCAGTGTGGCGCTGTGCATGGCGAAGGGGCCCTCCTGCAGGTGGGGCAAAGGCCACGTGAAATcagtgcccacccccaccagccccgcgccccccagccctcccagcctggcccccatgGGATCCCAGCCCCAtatccccagccccacaccgcactcccagccagccccatacCCCTACTCTTGTCCAGCCCCAAcgtcccacccccttcctgcataGCCCGGCAcccaccttgccctgccccatgcccccatcCAGGCTGGACTCCCTCCAgggtgccagctgcagccctgcgaCTCCCGGCTTGGGGCCTGCGGCCAGGTcactgcctcctgcagggagACATGGATGAGAGGGCGGGGCACCTCAGGTGTACAGCAGCCCCTCACCCTGGGGAGCTTCCAGGAGGGCGGAAATaagcctgcccccccaacccccaagtgCTTACGGTCATGGCTGCCCGAGCGCGATGGCTTCTTCTCGTAGGCCACGTCGAGGTCAGACTCATTCCAGCTCTTCTGGGGCCTTCGCCTGATGGCCAAGTCATCTGCAGAGACAGAGGCACTCAGATGCCTTGGCCCGGtcccagcctgcccagcccacagcccccagccctttaCCTTGTGCCCGGAAGGGAGCAAAGGTGCTAGCCACGGTGGGGTACAGGCTGTGGCTCTCGTAGGGGGGTGGCAGGGCCAGCCGGGGGGGTGGCGTGCGGTCTGGGAAGAACATCTGTGCGTCGGCaggggccgggcggggggagcTGGAGTAGGCCCGGTACTCGTAGGGGCGCTGCAGCCGGGGAGAgccccctgggctgggcagggtgtgcgGCTCATAGGGCACGGGCAGCACCTTGGGCCGGGGCGACTGGGCTCGCTCAGGCGGTTCGGCTGGCAAGTAGAAGGAGGTCCGGGGCGAGGCTGGGCGGCTGTAGCCAGCAGCAAAGGCATCAGTGGTCTCCAGCGAGGTGCTCTTCCGGGCATAGGGCTGTGACGGGGACCCCGCCCTGCCCAGTGGGTCCTGTGGGCGCTGGGAGCTGGTGTTGAGCCGCTCCACctggggacagtgtgtgtgtgggggggtgtcagGGTAGGATCCTGGGGGCACTcagcctgcagccccccaccctcactgGGGTCAGGCACAGGggtgccccagtcccagccttaGCACGGGCAGGGAGGAACGGTCACCCCCGCAGCACCCGCCTGGGGCCTGTGGGCAGTGCTACATCCCAGCCAAGGGGCCGGCGGGAcctcagggggctgcagccaacccagccccctgctccaggcaggaccagaGCAGCAAAGGCCACATGGTAAAGACCAACAGGGCTGTGAGGAAACGCAGCAGGGTCTGAACTAATGGGCAACGAAACGGCTGGTGTGGAGGGATGCACATGGGCAAAACCcacctgggctctccctgcatgACCTTGGGCTCCGCACGAGCTGTGGCCACTTTGGGCAGATCGAACACATGGCTGAAAACACTAGCTCagtgcccagctgccagcagaggCAAACGCAGCATCAGGGGTGACCAAGGGAAGTGGAAACAAAAACGGGAGTGCCCTGTCCAGCAGTGGGCAGCTTCTCTGTGGCATTGAGGCGAGCAAACCAGGTGGCTGTGTGAAGGGTCCATACCTTGGCCTGCCCCGGGCTGTCCGTCCACAGGGACTGCAGCTGGCGGGACAGCTCATCCACCTTGGCTGCGGCCgagtccagctccatctgctTCAGGTCGATGTTCTTCATGGCTAGAGCTGGGCAGGAGGGCGGCACCGTGAGTGCCCGGCCCAGCCCAAACGtctctcagccctgctgcccctgcagggCTCATACCTGGTCCCTTGCGGGCACGGGGCAGGTGCCTGTTGCCTCAGAACCGGGGCAGGGACCCGTGTTATGATGGAACTACtgaacacccctccccacctgtgctGGGGGTGCCCCAGAGGGgtgcagagggaggagggaacagGACCCAGGCTCTATCCTGTGTGTGGAGGCTCCACGGGCAATGCCGCCACCCCCCAGCACTGGGAGAGCCTGGCACGGGGCGTGGGCAGCAGTTCACCCGGTGCCCagaggcagtgagtggggagaggGCACCTGGGGGACCCCAATAacagccccactcacccccagccccactcacacTGGAAGCCGAGGGTTGATAGGTCCCGGGCGCTGCGCACGTTGTCACTGGCCATGGTGCGGGCACACTGCTGGGGCTTCGACACTGCTGGGCACCAGCCACGGGGGCGCAGGGACCTGGGGACTGAGAGCACCTCCATGAGTACTGCGAGCTGCCTGTCTGGCCCAGCCCAATGCTGCAGCACTTGGCGACGCGCTAACTGCCTAATAAACAGGgtgcagctgggctcagccctgcccaggcGGAGCCACTGACTCAGGCTCTTGGGCaacgcggccacaggagggcacCTGGCTGGGCCACATGTGCCCACTGACCTTCCCTCCCTCGGCCACACGCTGGGCTCCACATgcccacagccagccctggccctggggcaggtccAGACCGGTGCTCCCAGTTCAGGCAGGTctttggggagtgcaggaggcaggggttgcccagccctggcctcccCAGTTACCCAGCATTGCCTGGGCCATGGctcccatggcccagccccatgggctcCCTAGAATCCCTTGGACAccacaccccactctgccctggcgCAGCAGTCGCATGACAACAGTAATTACAGGCAACAAGGCCTCCACGCCTCTGCCCGAGGCAGCCATGCACACAGCCATGGGCTCCTGGCCACCCCCAGAtgccacatggcagcaggggcacagcccagggcagccagggTGACCCTGGCTCCAGCACCATGCACGGGCTGCATCATGGCCCCAGCTCAGGGCATGGGTTACGGGTGTGCATACAGGCAAGAAGCTGCAAAGCCACAGCTGGGCAGGTCGCTCTGCCTGGGCCCCGCTACGACCAGCTCTGCCCATCCGGGTCACAGGGGCTCAGGACCAGCAGCCAGGTCCAGGGGGCTTGGGCCCTGCTGGGAGGTCCAAGCTGCAGGCTCAGTGGGGCCAAGCCAGGGCTCTGCACCAGATCATCCCTAGCCACCCACTGCCTGGAGCTTGGCCCAGGCACAgaatggggccagggagggataCGGGGTCAGcaatgggggctggggtggtgggctCGTGGCATCATGGAGCCAGCAACCGGGGCTGGGGCCATAGGCTTGGAGCATCATGCTACCCCCAGAACTGGGCACTGCCTTGGTGCCAGGACCCAGGCGCTGGAGGCATTGCCCATTGCAGGAGGGAACTGGCCCTGCCCTGTAGCCTCAGCCCTCCTGAGTTATGCAGGAGCAGAGGAGGGGCAGAAGGGCTTTTCCACGGGACACTACAGGGAAAGCCAGCCCCGGCACTGCATGCAGCTCAGCCCTGTCCCCGCTGTGCGGATACCCCAGTACAGGGCCTTGCTcgccagcccccaccctgccccagcactgcaaccCCGACCCTGCTGCCCATGAGAGCACAGGGCCAAGCCTGGAGAAGCCCTGTGGGCAatcagcagctcagggctgcctgACCCTCGTCCTGCTGCATGGCAAGcctggcaggggcatgtgggataCGAGCGGGCAAGGCCCAGAGCCTGAGGAGCTGAGTGTGAGGCCATGGCTTCCCCAtggggcatggagccagcccgccctgccccatgcacagatgtcCAGGCCCTGCAGCTTGGGGCCAGTACAGACACCCCTGTGCTGCAATCATGCACCCTGGCGCACGGCCCATCCCATTGCACCCGACCCTGTGCCCCATACCCCTCTGACACGGTTTGCAACATGGCCCTTTCTGCACTTCCTTCCCGGCATTTGGGTGTTGGGGGGCAGTGGAGACGCTGCCGCAGGGGCTTTCAGGGATGCCCTAGAGGTAGAACAGGCACCAGCGCCTATCAGGCAGCCCTCAGGGACCTtatccctccccagccctgcgtCACCCACCAGTAGCTGGGGAGGGGCCCTGGCTGCATGGAGTCACGTGGGGGCTGCACCCCCCGCT
This sequence is a window from Alligator mississippiensis isolate rAllMis1 chromosome 15, rAllMis1, whole genome shotgun sequence. Protein-coding genes within it:
- the PPP1R13L gene encoding relA-associated inhibitor, which encodes MASDNVRSARDLSTLGFQSLAMKNIDLKQMELDSAAAKVDELSRQLQSLWTDSPGQAKVERLNTSSQRPQDPLGRAGSPSQPYARKSTSLETTDAFAAGYSRPASPRTSFYLPAEPPERAQSPRPKVLPVPYEPHTLPSPGGSPRLQRPYEYRAYSSSPRPAPADAQMFFPDRTPPPRLALPPPYESHSLYPTVASTFAPFRAQDDLAIRRRPQKSWNESDLDVAYEKKPSRSGSHDRGSDLAAGPKPGVAGLQLAPWRESSLDGGMGQGKEGPFAMHSATLPRNYKVSLLASERRADSSLRRPPPGHAGTLPRSWQVAQQPVSRIAMPPSGPQAGLHRRHKPLPLSMIFRLQNAFWKYGAAGTKGLSPGSPPFLRSPLKQPQLQQPLSPLVQSPPALALTLAPAAGEGMGLPAVPEGPGEPVCMAAAGSEVEPELETLLQAGEPEEVAEVPRPLSPTRLQPVLPPEAQTVPEFEEVARVLAEMPRPLKRRGSMEQSPGPVLPPTHKKQYQQIISRLFHHRPRREEPVPSADTPLEPSTVVLATPSPTLPQPSPPGPASLPLPAAPESPASPEKRSVLRKLSSPRRRLKPRVRMNPLVLLLDAALAGELDVVQQAVSELNDASQPNDEGITALHNAICGANYDIVEFLINIGANVNSPDSHGWTPLHCAASCNDTAICMALVKHGAAIFATTFSDGSMALEKCDPYREGYTECFSYLADVEQGMGLCNGGVVYALWDYSAELDDELSFHEGEAVTVLQHNSPEELDWWWASLYGHEGYVPRNYFGLFPRVRPQWKKA